The DNA segment ATACACATTTCACCAAGAAGAAACACGaacttgttttttctctcttgtatgaagagaaaaaaatcctacaaataagaaaagatgctcaacctcATTCACGACCACAGTATGCAGATGCCATGCCCTCCAGGCTGGTAACAACCTGGTCCTGCACACCAGGCCACTTGAGGAACACAGGCCGTAAGGGCCATACCAAATGGTCTGCACTGTCAGCACAGCTCCATGGCCTCTTTCCTCCAAATGCACACTGTGAGCAAGCACCAAGGGAGGGGTGCTCAGCCATTCTATGAACACTGAACCATAACAGGCACAGCAGGCAGAGCAGGTGCAGACGAGGAAGTCCCAAGCTGAACCCCACCATGGCCACTCCCTGGAGAACAGCTCCCTGGAGGGCCCTGCTGATGCTTCGGCCTCCCAGGCGGGGCCCTAGTAAAGTGGCTGCCCCTGCACATGGTTCAGGGCCTCGCTGCGGCTGGGTGCTCCAGCTACCTGAGGCCGAACCACGAGGGGATGCAGACCTGTGCCTGTCGGAGGGCACCTTCCACCCAGCTCCAAAGCCACCAGGAGGTGGTCTTCATCCCAGAGCACTTCCAGCGCCCTGTGGGGACAGGAATCTATGGACACCCACCTCACCACAAGGAGGCACTGCAAGAAGAGGAGTCTGTTCTCTGGACAATATTAATTAGAACTTTGAAACTGGTACTGGAAACGCTTTTCTGACTCCCTGAAAATACTCTGGGGCACCATACCCAGAATCTGTGAAGGTGACTGCAGTTTGCTGGGAACCTCACTACTTTTACCTAGCTGAAATTCTGGTTACTTTTTCTAGACAAGGGATGGAAAAATAGTCGTTACCTCATTTAcccccaaaatagaaaatacaataagcacaatattttcttttgaagttcAAAATTCCCATAAAACAAATATAcccaaaaaatgtttaaactccACTTTGATTAGTTTGTCAGACAACTGAAAATGTTACTGCAGCAACTCAGGTTTAcatcaaagaaatcaaaacagagcAATCCTTCATGCAGCTTCAGGTCAGATTAGAAGGTAGACAACTTCACAATTTTACCCTAGACATCAAAATGAAATTCAGtatgcttttagtttttattgaaaTCAAGTCAGACAGGTAATGATTTATTTACCCTTCCCTGAGCACAGACTGAAGTCCCAAGTCTGAGCTCCAAACAGGGATATGCCATCTCCTATCTAAACAGGGTTTCCTGGCAGATGGGTGTTTGCAATTTTTTGTTCCTGTGTAtggccctgcccacacctggaTTTTGGACTTGTCCCTACAGAGCTGTGAGAGAGTGAATTCTGTTAAGCTGCCTAGTTGGTGGCACTTTGTTACTGCAGCCCTGAGACACTCCTCCCACGGTTTCCCTCCCATAGTCCCAGGAAAGGTTGGAACATCAAAAcagcaatttaaaacatttgggTTCTTCTCCTGGCTCTTTTTTTGGTTATATGACTGAGGCGAGCCATTTTTGCCTATTATTAGATTTCCTGTAAAATTAGAGGGCCTGAACAGACCCCACTCACAATCCTACCCCCTCTAAATTTCCACAGACTCTGACTAGTCCCAAATACAACCAAGTATGCCCGAACACTTATCCCAATCTCCCTACACTCCATTCcacacaggtttttttttccttgagacatGCTACCTTAAGAACACCACGAACAAATTAGATGCtaagagaaaacaagaaacacaaaaaGGAATCCTATCACATTACTAGGAGGCACTGCGCTGATTTTCTGTACTGCTGTATTCATTCTCCATCACTGCTATGCACCTCAGTGTCTTGGAACAATACCATTGATGACCTCACAGTTTCCAAGTGTCAGAAGTCTGGGCATAGGGTGGGCCGTCCAGGTCTCTGCTTACTGGCTCACAAGGCCAAAATGAAGGTGCTGGCAGGACTGCAAGTCCAGATTTACTGAGACTACTGACATAACAGTCCCACGTGGCTGCAGCAGAGGTTCCAGGGCCCTGAGGCTGTGGCTGGGCTCCTCTCGGTTCCCCCCAGGCCCACCCTATGGGGCCCCTTCCTTCCATTCACAGCAGCTGGGCAGGTGCAGCCCTTCTGGATTCCACCTCTCTGACCTCCTCAATTTTGAGCCCATGAGGAcaatccaggataatcttcctCTCTTAGGGTGCTGATTAGTAACCTCAACTACATTCTTCCAAGTCCCACCTCAGCAGTCCTAGATAGTGCTTAAAATAATCAGGATCCAAGGGAGTCGTCCTTAGAGTGCCACCTTCCACAGGAActccaaattttcatttattaacacAAAAAAACCCACATGATACACTTCTTGGTAGAGCTTTGGAAATCAATGGTTACGAAAGTTTTCTTCCTGCAATCTAATTGGTAATATGACTGAAATGATGGATGCAGCTTTTATTAAGGGCAGTAAAGGGGGACAATATATCTTTCTTAGAGCACATATCCTTAGGAAATACAAGTTCAACAATGCAAGACTGGACAGAAGCTGCAGCAGCTCCTCGATTCCCTATACAAGGGCTTAATGGTCTCCtctatgaaaatgagaaaataatatctgCTCACATCCAAACAGAGCTAAAAAACGTAAGGGACAGAAACAAAATTCGGATGCCAAGAAATGCTGTTCACACGTGACCACTTTCCTGCCAGGTAACAGCCCCCACAGCCAACCCTCTACTCAGAGGGGACCTTCTGTCCCTACTGCCCTCTAAAAGTCTCTCTTAAATGTACAAACACAAGATCCTTCTTCAGAGGACCCTGGGTGGTGAGCATTATCTGAACATCTATGTCAGTGAGCCTGTGTTTGCAACACTTAGGCGCTCAAGGTAAACATGAACTTAACGCACAGGGTCACCAACACACTTTAGAAAATTAGGCTGCAATCAGATTCAttaaatcagtttattttcaaTTCTCTCCCAAACTAGCCTCAATTCAGCAACACTAACAAGTCAACCTTTAGGAGGGCCACGAGTCGGGCATCCCAAAGCACTTCCCTGCAGGACCAGCGGTAAGCTCTCTGGGTCCGAACCACAGCCCGGGCAGGCTGAGAACCCGAGCCTGCGCCCAGGGTCTGCAGCGGCCAGTCCCCCGGCCCGCACGCTCACTCAGCGGCACCCCGAAACTCCTCGGCGCAACTCTGGCGGGAGAGCGCCCGTGGGCTGAACGAGCCGCGAGGGAAGTCCATCCGCCGCGGATCCCCCGTTCTCCGGGCTGCCCCGGCCCCGTCCTGCCTCCCGTCCTCGCGGCTCCCCCGTCCTCATCCTGCCTCCCGTCCTCCGCGGTTCCCCGGCCCCGTCCGGCCTCCCGGCCCCGTCCTCGTCCTGCCTCCCGTCTTCCACGGTTCCTCGGCCCCGTCCTGCCTCCCGTCCTCCCGGCCCCGTCCTCATCCTGCCTCCCGTCCTCCGCGGTTCCCCGGCCCCGTCCTGCCTCCCGTCCTCCGCGGCTCCCCCGGCCCCGTCCTCGTCCTGCCTCCGGTCCTCACGGCTCCCCCGGCCCCGTCCTCGTCCTGCCTCCCGTCCTCCGCGGCTCCCCCGGCCCCGTCCTCGTCCTGCCTCCCGTCCTCCGCGGCTCCCCCGGCCCCGTCCTCGTCCTGCCTCGCGTCCTCCGCGGCtcccccggccccggccccgtcCTGCCTCCCGCCCTCCGCGAGGCCAGCGCCCGGGCAGTCGCGAAGACTCGGCAGTGCCCGCCCAGAGACCCGGCGCAGACCGGGACCCCGACTCACGCTTGTACTCGGCCATCAGCCTCTTGAGCGCCGTCCCCGCCATGTCCCCAGCAGCTGCGCCGGCCGCCCGGTCTCGCCCGCGCCCCGACGCCGGGGCCGCTTCCGGGTCGCCACCGCGCCAGGAGCGCTTCCGGGGCGCGTGCGTAGCGCGTACGGCGGCGAGCAGGGGCGCGCACCGGGCGTCCCGCCACGCGCACGCGCGCCTGCGCAGAGCGCGTCCCCGCCTCCCGCCGCGCCGCGGGGCTGCCGCGGCTGCCCCGCGCGGGCACCTCGTCTTCCTGCAGCTGCGAGCGCGGCGTCCTGCAGTCGAGTGGCCGGGCCGGGCAGCAGCGGGGGAGCCGGACGGAAGGCTGCGCCTCGGAGGGCCGCGAGCGCCGGCCTGTAGGCAGCCggccgccccccgccccccgccgcGGGTTTGGCCGGCCTGGGCGCCCCGCGCGCGGTGCCCCACCGGCCAGGCTTCCGCCCGGCCTGCGGGTGACAGGCCCGGCGCTCCTGGGCAGCACGTGGTGCGCCAAGCGCCGGGTTCCTGGGACCCGCACCTCAGCCACACGGGACGTTCCCGCGGGGGCCAGTAGTGCAGTGGATGGGAGAGTTAACGGGCCCCCATTAGGGTCTTCCCAAGTGTAAAACTACTCCGTGATGTCGTCCCTAGAAACACGCCAGCCAAACCTCTTCCCTGAGCCGCAGGAAAGCCCAAGTGGGGCAGACCCAAACGGAGTTACAAGAACCTTCAGACCAAGTGCCGGTGCTCGATTGGCATAGATTTTGACCAACAGCATTGGTATTTCCCAAGACCCTCTTAGCATCCATATGGATCCGTGCCCCTGCAGAACCAGCTGTAAGCTCTCAGGGTCTGCCAGCGGCACGCAGGGCAGGCTGAGAACCCAGTGGCTACATGAGCCCCTAGACTAGTACATTGAGACAGCAACCCCTGCAGGGTCCCCTTTCGACCCTGCAGGAGTTGTCTCTTCTTACTTGATTTTGAGTAAGTCCCACCTTCCTTCTTGCCTTTGGTTATTGTTGACCATGAATGTCATTCTTTGAATTATGAGACAATTCAGAAAGAAATTGGCAatgagctgctggggtctgctgcGAACCTGGAGGGCactgtcgctcccgccagcaagaacgacccggagacgtgatgggtggcaaacttccctattaacagctgattcttctttttatttctccctttctgggaagttattgtcacttatataggttatatcaactaattagaatattcacgatatgtggggaaaagatagacgtatatgggtataacttgaagcacctaagaatcacgcaagaatcatgcagaggccttgaccaattactgagacttcctcaaggtgaagttagttgtatacgtgcagaatagcagtttttcaactgcactggcagcttgccaggcgccatcttggccaggctccacctagggccaggggtccgtacgcaaccccgacagggCACAGCCTGACAGTAAGGGCTGCCACGCACCACTGGGTAGTAATGGAGAAGAATCCTGCTTTGCCAGCTGCAGTCCTCGAGCTGCCCCAGGCAGGCATCCCTTGCTGTACCTAGCTGCTAACACTAAAATGGGCTTTCTTggcttcaccaccaccacccaccagCAAAAGTGGGGAGCCAAGCCTCATCTCGAACGCTGGTTTCAGCAGGGCCTACCCGTTGAACCTTCCGTTGAACCCCAATTTGTAAGAATTAAGTTcacatcatatttttaaagatattaatgcCAAAAGATGTTACTCCAAAATCACAATTTACATAAATTCGTAAGATGAAGGACAACCTCAAGGTTGTCAGAGGACAGCTCAAGTGGCTGTTCTGCTACATACAAGGGACCTCTTGGCCATACTTTCCAAATGAAGGCACCTCAGACCACCTCTCTCCATAAGGGCTCTTCTGAGGGATCTTAACACCTGGCTCCACATGCCATCTAGGTGATTTGGCAAATGGTCCCATCTCTGCACTGTGCTTCAATCCACGTGCTTCTGGTGATACGTGGACCTACGGCTCCATCACCCAGCTGCCCTCCATCTTTCACCTTGTGCTCACACAAGCAATGGACCAAATCAGCCAGGCAACCCTGGCCTTGTCTCACCAGCATATCCCAAGACTTCTCAAAGCAAACTGgtattagttcattttcaagGTGGATAAGTGGTTGTCAAATGCTTAAAGGAAGACATAAGCAAAGACCAAAATGCCCCAAGAAAACATCCAGACTCACCTGCCTCCAAAATCTTCCCTCTCTTTACACAGGAGACCaggagaggaaaatgaaactggcaGAAAGGTTCCATGAGGGCAGAGGATACACTCTAGGCAGAAAATATGTGGACCAGCATGGGTGATGTGCCCGTGGAGGGAGCAGGGTGTCAGGGTACTCAACTTTCCAGCAACTAGTTTCTGAACCAGGTGCCCAGTGGCCTTGCTGGGAGTCAGTACCAATACTGAGTTATGACATATGCCCCAACCTTCAAATGCAGTGTTTAATAGAAGCCAAAAGACAGAATACCAAACTATATTTACTGTTTACAGTAGTAAAGGACAACAGATAATGTACAAATTGGTGAACAAACACAACAGAGCCAACAAACATCCCACCCGAGCCCACACAGcgaaaaaggaaatgagagaacaTTTCTGCAAGATTTCAAGCAAGCAAATTGATGGGTCATTGTCAGGTGACTACAAAAGGCAGAGAATGGCCATCAAGCAGCAATGGATCCTTACAGGACAATAGGCAGAACTATGAACATTTTAACTGGTATAGATTCCCAAATATCTCACAGAACTGGAGTCACTGTTCTAATGCATAATTTCGATACATATTTGGACAGTGGCAGAGTACAAATCCATAAGAACACTAAGTCACCTTTCCATGGGTTTCTTTTGCAATCACACTTTGAAGCAGCTCTTTTACACAACATAACTGCAAACTCAGTGATATTTCATCTTACTTCTTATATAGAGACCATAATTATTTGTTAGAAATAAATCTGAGGCCATGATACAGTTACCAAATGAGAAACATggtaattattttcttgttttgaaaagataaaagctGGTTTTGGTTGTGCCAATCGTTGCCCACATACCCGCACCCAGGCACTGAGTGGAGGGGTGGCATCCTGGGCCTCAGACCCAGAGGGGGCACactcaggagcagaaagcacTTGGGCCATATTACTGAaggacttattttcttttttgcttttgaagATGTATTCCGTTGTTTTGTGTTCAACTTTATACCATTTGCTTGACAGAGCTTGTTATGTGCAGTATTGAGCATTTTAACAACCTGTGTCCAATGGAATTTCGCCCCACGCTCTCCCACAGACGCACACAGTGTGGACACAAGCTCTGCACCTGATTAGGACAGCAGCTCCAGAGGCGACTGCTACTCCATGGCTGAGAGCCTGGCCACAGGCTGAGAGCCAACATTTGGCCACAAGTTTGGAGGAAAAAATGTTTTGGGACGGGCAATGAacaaaaaggagaacaaaaacaaacccaaagcctTACAACTCATTTCACGTAAGCAATGAGAACAGTGTGATTGGCCCAACGTACGCTGTAGACTCATCCCTGCAGAGTTTTGAGCTGCACTTGAAGTGCGTTGAGAGGATCGTTTCGGTGACTGTCCTCGGCTTCCGTGGACTCCTCTGTGATCAGCGTGGTCGCTCACCATTCAACAACAAATGCAAGGACGACGGCAGGGTGTGGGGTGGTCCCTCTGGAGGCCATGCCTCCTGTCTGCTGCTGGAACACATCGATGGTGTCCTCGTCCTCCATCTCCAGCTGTCACAGTCCCAGGCAGCCCAGCGAGAAGGGACAGGAACATCAGAGGAAGGGAAGATGTCCAGACACAGTGTCCCACCTGCCCCCACCCAGACCCGCCTAGTCGCCCTCTGCTCTCTGTGCGCCCCTCCTGTGCAGCACAGGGAAAGGTGGAGTCACAAGAACCACTCTCCACCTGTCTGCCCCAACGAAGTGCAGAAGAATAGGCACAGCTAAGAATTCTGAtagaaaaacaatgatgaaaaagtaaatgaaatatctAAAATTCCTGGGACAACTGCACAGAATCGACTCCAGTGAAGAGCATCCCATTGGCAGCAGGGGGTCCTCAGATCCCGCGGGAGTCGTGCCAACAAAATCCAGAGCTGACTGGTCACCAAGGAAGACGGGATCTGCCGCGGGCCCTTCCTGCCACTCAGAGACCAGGGCAGACGTGGGCCAgccctccctctgctctcctgACACAGCCGGCATGAGAGGTCCTCCCGACTGCTCCCCATTCTCTGAGCAAGGGAGCTCCTGCAGTTCCCGCAGAGATTGACAGAGGCCGGGAATGGGAGCAGGAGACGGCCGGGAGCGTTCTCAGAAACCTCGGCCCTGCTGCAGACCCTCCCGGAGCTGGCTGGGCCAGTGGTCTCTGAGGAGGCTCCACCGCTGCTCCACACAGCCTGCTCCCGGGTCCCCACACCACCCAATGCCACCAGCCCTTCCTGCTCTGGGGAGTCCTTGCAGAGTCCACCCCTCTGGCCCAGTCGTGTATGATTTCCAAATGTGGCTAGAAATATTTatggcaaaaatattttcagggctggggagatagctcagttggtagagtgcttgccttacaagcacaaggccctgggttcgatccccagcaccgcaaaaaaaaaaaaaatatatatatatatatctatatctatatctatatctatatctatatatatatattttcagtatTCACACTATTAAATGtcttgcaaaaatattttcacatgaaaCACTCCAATTTATCCTCACCatctttaaggaagaaaaaacaagtaccatctccatttcacaggtgGACAAAACTGAGACTCCAAATCAAGTGACTGAGACCACAAGGGTCAGGTGGTGCTACCTGCACTTCCAATGGCAGCAGAGGCATGGCGCCACCGCCCACCACAGCACCTTGCAGGACGCTACAGGACACAGGACTCAAGCCCATCGCCTAGCCACTAACTCACTGCGACCCCAAGCTAAGAGGCCACGCAGCCACGGGAGCACTCTGGCACTCCCACGGTGGGATGCCAGGGACCCTAGGCCCCTGCAGCACGAGCCCCACACCCAGATTCCCACTTCTGACACAAGGGTGATGCCTGACAGTGCCATGTTCTTATTTGAAAAACATCTCAAGATGTCGACACTTAAAATCTATTAATTCAAATGACTGGGATAAGGGAAGGCACGCTGTGCAGCCACGGGTACTCCTCAGATAAGCATTCCCGTGGCAGCCGCCACCAGCAGGTGCGGGAGGCCCGGACACGCGGAGCCGACGTCATACCTGGGCTGGAGTGTCTGTCTCGTTAATTGGTTGGCCATCAAACCTGAATCTAATCTGTCTCATTGACAAGCCCtggaaagaaaaagcaatcaccATTAAAAAATCCCAGATAACACAGCTTAattcaagaaaacaagaaatgtatGTCGAACTATCAGAATTCTGAATACACACTGGATCATGATCCAGCTAGGTGCAAACACTGGTGGTCCTTAATGTACGCCATCTACCACTCTGAGAATCGGCTCTGACATCCCTCCCTGAGCCGCCCTCTTGATTCCGCCCGGAAGCCAAGCAGAGCTTCTGTGCCTCCAGCACCACCTCCCCCGACAAAGTCCCATGACAGTGAAGGAAGTGGCAGGAGGCCACTGGAGCAGCAGGAAGGAGGGTGTGTTTCACCCAAAGGTGAGGAAGTGAGTTATCCAGGTCCTGAGGGAGCCGGCGGCCGTTGCTGGGGACAGAAACACCCATTTTGTCAAGCAGCTCTGCTTTCCCCACGACAGGACAGACAGGGTTAAAAGGCGACTCCTCTGCCTCCAGAAGCTGCAAGGAatgacagagaaatgaaaaggcaCAAACCCCAAGGACAAATGGCGAAGGGAGGAGCCAGCAGAAGGCTGTGCTGCTGGGCTGGTCACTGCTGGTCCAAGGACACGGGACCTTGGGTCTCAGGGTACAGCAGACCAATGAGTTGCAGGAGGGGCCAGCCAGCGAAGCAGGGACAGACGGCACGCTGTCATCTAGACCCCCACGGCAGGGCACCACATGTCCCTCCCAGGGCAGCCAACAGGATGTCCACTTCCAGGAGACACGGACTCGGGAGCAGGCACCAGCACTCCCAATGGCCCTGAGCCCCTCAGTCCTCCACCTGCGTTCCAGGATGCAGGACAGAACCTGGGGCACAGGAGCCTGGACACGCCCACCCGTGCAGCAGCAGGCTCCAGAGTCCCAGTGCTCCATCCCTCACCCCTGACAGGGACCAAGCATCAGAGGAACGTGAGCTCAGACCAGGAGGAAAGGCGCTGAGGAGACGCAGAGCCCACACCCAGAACCGGCATGCGCACCCACAAAGCCCTGCGGCAAGGTGCTGCTGCTGAGCgcaaggcacacacacacaacaggaGACAACAAAGAACCGCTGGAAATTAAAAACTCTGACAGAAATAGGAACAGTTGCGTAACGTGGGAAGACACAGTTGAGAAGAATGCCCACGAAGGACGCCAATGGCAACAACTGAACCCTCTGCAGAACAGGAGTCAGCAAAAGGAAATCAGGGAGGACCACGCGGCCGGGTTAGGCACACCGAGGGGCTGGGTCAGGAAGGACGCCGGCGGAGAGGAGCCCGTGTTACCTGACCGAAGGCAACTTCGAGATGGAAGGGGCCACCTAGGACTAGCGCCTCAGAGGGCCCGAGAGGAGGCTCGA comes from the Sciurus carolinensis chromosome 9, mSciCar1.2, whole genome shotgun sequence genome and includes:
- the Sumo3 gene encoding small ubiquitin-related modifier 3, translated to MSEEKPKEGVKTENDHINLKVAGQDGSVVQFKIKRHTPLSKLMKAYCERQGLSMRQIRFRFDGQPINETDTPAQLEMEDEDTIDVFQQQTGGMASRGTTPHPAVVLAFVVEW